A window from Streptomyces sp. NBC_00299 encodes these proteins:
- a CDS encoding YbaK/EbsC family protein, which yields MPEHAYDTHDHLISLLDASSVDYRLIDHEPEGATEAVCALRGHPASEAAKCIVLRVKVDRRTTRHVLAVVPGDRRVDLDAVRALFAARYVGFSDPQTAERLARAVPGTVLPFSFDPDLELVADPDVVAQPRLYFNAARLDRSLLISGADYERLAKPRVERISASASESAAE from the coding sequence ATGCCCGAGCACGCCTACGACACCCACGACCACCTGATCTCCCTGCTCGACGCCTCCTCCGTCGACTACCGCCTCATCGACCATGAGCCGGAAGGCGCCACCGAGGCCGTCTGCGCCCTGCGCGGTCACCCGGCCTCCGAGGCCGCGAAGTGCATCGTGCTGCGGGTCAAGGTGGACCGGCGCACGACGCGGCACGTCCTCGCCGTCGTCCCGGGCGACCGACGGGTGGACCTGGACGCCGTCCGGGCGCTGTTCGCCGCGCGTTACGTCGGCTTCAGCGACCCCCAGACCGCGGAGCGGCTGGCCCGTGCCGTGCCCGGCACCGTCCTGCCGTTCAGCTTCGACCCCGACCTCGAACTCGTCGCCGACCCGGACGTCGTGGCCCAGCCGAGGCTGTACTTCAACGCCGCCCGGCTGGACCGCTCGCTCCTGATCTCCGGCGCGGACTACGAACGGCTGGCCAAGCCGCGCGTCGAGCGGATCTCTGCGTCGGCGTCGGAGTCCGCGGCTGAGTGA
- a CDS encoding 3'-5' exonuclease, giving the protein MGWHRELLIGFDLETTGTDPREARIVTAAVIEVRDGQPIGHKEWLADPGVEIPADAVAVHGISNERAAAEGRPADQVADAIADVLVTYWKTGVPVVAYNAAFDLSLLSAELRRYGLPSLSDRLGGQAPAPVIDPYTIDRWADRYRRGKRNLEAVCREYGIALDSAHDASADALAAARLAGAIAVRHPKIASLGPAELHLRQIEWYAEWAADFQNFLRRKGDATAVVDGTWPLREPTGERVAGETV; this is encoded by the coding sequence ATGGGCTGGCACCGTGAGCTGCTGATCGGCTTCGACCTGGAGACGACCGGGACAGATCCGCGCGAGGCGCGCATCGTCACCGCCGCCGTGATCGAGGTCAGGGACGGGCAGCCCATAGGGCACAAGGAGTGGCTGGCCGATCCGGGCGTCGAGATCCCGGCCGACGCGGTCGCGGTCCACGGCATCAGCAATGAGCGCGCGGCCGCCGAGGGCCGCCCGGCCGACCAGGTTGCGGACGCCATCGCGGACGTCCTCGTGACGTACTGGAAGACGGGCGTCCCGGTCGTCGCGTACAACGCGGCCTTCGACCTGAGCCTGCTCTCCGCCGAACTGCGGCGGTACGGCCTGCCGTCCCTGAGCGACCGCCTCGGCGGCCAGGCTCCCGCCCCGGTCATCGACCCGTACACCATCGACCGCTGGGCCGACCGCTACCGTCGCGGCAAGCGCAACCTGGAAGCGGTCTGCCGGGAGTACGGCATCGCACTCGACTCCGCTCACGACGCCTCCGCAGACGCCCTCGCCGCGGCCCGTCTGGCCGGCGCGATAGCCGTCCGCCACCCCAAGATCGCGTCCCTCGGCCCGGCGGAGCTGCACCTCCGTCAGATCGAGTGGTACGCAGAGTGGGCGGCGGACTTCCAGAACTTCCTGCGCCGCAAGGGCGACGCGACCGCGGTGGTCGACGGGACGTGGCCGCTGCGGGAGCCGACGGGGGAGCGGGTGGCGGGCGAGACGGTCTGA